The Leptolyngbya subtilissima AS-A7 genome includes a region encoding these proteins:
- a CDS encoding DUF1997 domain-containing protein — protein MPSAQNSNASPLPGDEEVGVEEAVVNDQISPTTADHAVGQAPHAQVPLDGALLLEGYYAGKMDMAADSDTVGRYLNSHRGWFTRCAHPMQVEALSDHGYGLVVGRFSVLGYEVEPKVGLYLSPLDHQVYRIDTIPVPGYVPPGYDVDFHAVMRLQDGPNATPPATNLTQVDWDLSLAVKIHMPRLLNSVPRSLLKSSGDRLLNQVVRQVSKRLTRKVQDDFHHSHNLPLPESYRGHHFWSNWGR, from the coding sequence ATGCCATCTGCCCAAAACTCCAACGCCTCGCCCTTGCCGGGGGATGAGGAGGTTGGCGTTGAGGAAGCGGTGGTCAACGACCAAATTTCCCCGACCACCGCTGACCATGCGGTCGGCCAAGCCCCCCATGCTCAGGTACCCCTAGACGGGGCTCTGCTGTTAGAGGGGTACTACGCTGGCAAAATGGACATGGCCGCCGATAGCGACACCGTTGGTCGCTACCTCAACAGCCATCGGGGGTGGTTTACCCGCTGCGCTCACCCAATGCAGGTAGAGGCGCTCTCAGACCACGGCTATGGACTGGTGGTAGGGCGCTTCTCGGTGCTGGGCTATGAAGTAGAGCCTAAAGTAGGTCTCTATTTGTCGCCCCTCGACCATCAGGTCTACCGCATTGATACGATTCCGGTGCCGGGGTACGTGCCTCCCGGCTACGACGTCGATTTTCATGCGGTGATGCGCTTGCAGGATGGCCCTAATGCCACCCCTCCCGCCACCAATCTCACTCAGGTTGATTGGGATCTGAGCCTAGCGGTCAAGATTCACATGCCACGCCTGCTCAACTCGGTGCCGCGATCGCTGCTCAAGTCTTCGGGCGATCGCCTCCTTAACCAGGTGGTGCGCCAGGTCTCTAAGCGCCTCACCCGCAAGGTGCAAGACGACTTTCACCACAGCCACAACCTGCCCCTGCCCGAGAGCTACCGGGGCCACCACTTCTGGTCGAACTGGGGCCGGTGA
- the ppsA gene encoding phosphoenolpyruvate synthase, whose product MVATSVVQHSLVQRDQQLVLWLDQVRLEDVHLVGGKNASLGEMIQQLTPKGVRVPTGFATTSYAYRYFIEKTGLDAQLRQVLGGFDVNDVSELRRRGRKARSLILNATFPDDLKAAILTAYHQMCEEAGQSLCFGDESCLQDHAYTEVDVAVRSSATAEDLPDASFAGQQETYLNVYGDQAVLIACKKCYASLFTDRAISYRTTKHFDHFDVALSVCIQRMVRSDLATSGVMFSIDTETGFQNAVLLTAAYGLGENVVQGTVNPDEYVVFKPTLKSGHKPILSKRLGTKALRMVYNTTGTELTKNEPVPLADQERFAIEEDDILQLAQWACTIEEHYSQLRGVHSPMDIEWAKDGHTGELFIVQARPETVQSQKSQNELRSYILDVPEGVEPVARGRAVGDLIGQGEACVILEVSQIAEFRPGEVLVTARTDPDWEPIMKQASAIVTDQGGRTCHAAIIARELGIPAIVGCDNATQMLKMGDFVTVSCAEGEEGVIYRGELPFRVETTKLDSLPETRTKIMMNVGNPEKAFTLAALPNDGVGLARLEFIIANHIKVHPLALLNFDSLANGSEKREIQQLTAHYDHKPDYFVDKLAQGVGTLAAAFYPKSVVVRLSDFKSNEYAHLLGGSTFEPDEENPMLGWRGASRYYDERYRDGFALECQALKRVRDDMGLTNVILMVPFCRTPEEGRRVLEEMAQHGLVRGENDLKVYVMCELPNNVILADEFSQVFDGFSIGSNDLTQLTLGIDRDSALVAHLFDERSTGVKRMVKMAIQTAKEHGRKIGICGQGPSDYPEFARFLVEQGIDSISLNPDTVIKTRLEIADMEQQIG is encoded by the coding sequence ATGGTAGCTACGTCTGTAGTTCAACATTCTTTGGTGCAGCGTGATCAACAGTTGGTGCTCTGGCTCGACCAGGTGCGGCTAGAGGATGTGCACCTTGTGGGCGGCAAAAATGCCTCCCTGGGAGAAATGATTCAGCAGCTTACGCCCAAGGGCGTAAGAGTGCCAACAGGGTTTGCCACCACCTCCTACGCCTACCGCTACTTCATTGAGAAAACCGGGCTCGATGCCCAACTGCGGCAGGTGCTGGGTGGCTTTGACGTCAATGATGTGAGCGAGCTGCGGCGACGGGGCAGAAAGGCGCGATCGCTCATTCTCAACGCCACCTTCCCCGACGACCTGAAGGCTGCCATTCTCACGGCTTACCACCAGATGTGTGAGGAGGCAGGGCAGAGCCTTTGCTTTGGCGATGAGTCCTGCCTGCAAGACCACGCCTACACTGAGGTTGATGTGGCTGTGCGCTCTAGCGCCACCGCCGAAGATTTGCCCGACGCCAGCTTTGCGGGCCAGCAAGAGACCTACCTGAACGTCTACGGCGACCAGGCGGTGCTAATTGCCTGCAAGAAATGCTACGCCTCGCTGTTTACCGATCGCGCCATTTCCTATCGCACCACCAAACACTTTGACCACTTTGATGTGGCGCTATCGGTGTGCATTCAGCGCATGGTGCGCTCCGATCTCGCCACCTCGGGGGTGATGTTCTCCATCGATACTGAGACCGGCTTCCAAAACGCGGTGCTGCTGACCGCCGCCTACGGTTTGGGCGAAAATGTGGTGCAGGGTACCGTCAACCCTGACGAATATGTGGTGTTTAAGCCCACCCTCAAATCTGGCCACAAACCTATTCTCAGCAAGCGCCTGGGCACCAAAGCCCTGCGCATGGTCTACAACACCACCGGCACCGAGCTGACCAAAAACGAGCCGGTGCCCCTAGCCGACCAAGAGCGTTTTGCCATCGAAGAAGACGACATTCTTCAGCTTGCCCAATGGGCCTGCACCATCGAAGAGCACTACAGCCAGCTGCGCGGTGTCCACAGTCCCATGGATATTGAGTGGGCCAAGGATGGCCACACGGGGGAGCTATTTATCGTGCAGGCCCGGCCTGAGACGGTGCAATCGCAGAAATCTCAGAATGAGCTGCGATCATACATTCTCGACGTGCCCGAGGGTGTGGAACCGGTGGCCCGAGGGCGCGCCGTGGGCGATCTGATTGGCCAAGGCGAGGCCTGCGTGATTTTAGAGGTGTCCCAAATTGCCGAGTTCCGTCCTGGGGAAGTGCTGGTCACGGCCCGTACTGACCCCGACTGGGAGCCAATTATGAAGCAGGCCAGTGCGATCGTCACTGACCAGGGCGGGCGTACCTGCCACGCCGCCATCATTGCGCGGGAGCTGGGTATTCCGGCGATCGTCGGCTGCGACAATGCCACCCAAATGCTCAAGATGGGTGATTTCGTCACTGTCTCCTGCGCCGAGGGCGAGGAAGGGGTGATCTACCGAGGCGAGCTGCCCTTTAGGGTCGAAACCACCAAGCTCGATAGCCTACCCGAAACCCGCACTAAGATCATGATGAACGTGGGCAACCCCGAGAAGGCCTTTACCCTAGCCGCCCTGCCCAACGACGGTGTTGGCCTAGCCCGGCTAGAATTTATCATCGCCAACCACATTAAAGTGCACCCGCTGGCCCTGCTCAACTTTGACAGCCTCGCCAACGGGTCTGAAAAGCGTGAGATTCAGCAGTTGACGGCTCATTATGACCACAAACCCGACTATTTCGTCGATAAGCTGGCCCAGGGCGTAGGCACCCTGGCTGCCGCCTTTTATCCCAAATCTGTTGTTGTCCGTCTATCCGACTTTAAGAGCAACGAGTATGCCCACCTGCTGGGTGGCAGCACCTTCGAACCTGATGAAGAAAACCCGATGCTGGGCTGGCGCGGTGCCTCCCGTTACTACGACGAGCGCTACCGCGACGGCTTTGCCCTCGAGTGCCAGGCCCTCAAGCGGGTGCGTGACGACATGGGCCTCACCAACGTGATTTTGATGGTGCCCTTCTGCCGCACCCCTGAAGAGGGTCGTCGGGTGCTTGAGGAAATGGCCCAGCACGGCCTGGTGCGTGGCGAAAATGATCTGAAGGTCTACGTGATGTGCGAACTGCCCAATAACGTAATCTTGGCCGACGAGTTCAGCCAGGTGTTCGATGGCTTTTCCATTGGCTCGAACGACCTCACGCAGCTTACCCTGGGGATCGATCGCGACTCGGCCCTGGTGGCCCATCTGTTCGACGAGCGCAGCACCGGGGTCAAGCGCATGGTGAAGATGGCGATTCAAACCGCTAAGGAGCACGGCCGCAAAATTGGCATTTGTGGTCAGGGCCCCAGCGACTACCCCGAGTTTGCCCGCTTCCTAGTAGAGCAGGGCATCGACTCCATCAGCCTCAACCCAGACACGGTGATCAAAACCCGCCTAGAGATCGCCGACATGGAGCAGCAAATAGGTTGA
- a CDS encoding phage holin family protein, whose product MASSDSTFDQIEGYFRRLWRLMMVLVDTHLNVAVQEANYESRRLISGFILLGIGIGLVTTAVVLGIVASVAFAQSLGLSWLQAIGAVAGVNLLLGLIFLTLGRLRLSGPLMIQTQARLSRSIALLKAKE is encoded by the coding sequence GTGGCTAGCTCTGACTCCACCTTTGACCAAATTGAAGGCTACTTTCGACGGCTGTGGCGTCTGATGATGGTGCTAGTCGATACTCACCTCAATGTGGCGGTGCAAGAAGCTAACTACGAAAGCCGACGGCTGATCAGCGGGTTTATTCTGCTGGGCATCGGCATCGGTCTGGTTACCACAGCGGTTGTGCTCGGCATCGTCGCCAGCGTGGCGTTTGCTCAGTCTCTAGGGCTGAGCTGGCTTCAGGCGATCGGGGCCGTAGCTGGGGTCAATCTGCTGCTGGGACTGATATTTCTTACCCTGGGGCGGCTGCGGCTGAGCGGGCCGCTGATGATTCAGACCCAGGCTCGCCTCTCGCGATCGATCGCATTGCTAAAGGCCAAAGAGTAA
- a CDS encoding Npun_F0813 family protein, whose amino-acid sequence MFILKRQDVDIKTMHHPQKDQQIPILSYQGQTFRLLSVFTAAQEDDARALWRDLTDNRGKACVLLEEPDRFSIWGKIRLDQFDDAGPDTGTPPAEATYIKACLLMLQVLYMDVEDLLGAKQARQFEGDISKVFAAWKFPQAVTPDAVKNLLTVDPLAMPQLPPWQDHHLQRLLEETHRMGKDYFGNANFADRALEAVEDLTANEQALFRRWLQQSPGGKSWI is encoded by the coding sequence ATGTTTATCCTCAAGCGGCAGGATGTTGACATCAAAACGATGCACCATCCTCAAAAAGATCAGCAAATTCCAATTTTGTCGTACCAGGGGCAAACCTTTCGGCTGCTGAGTGTGTTTACCGCCGCCCAGGAAGACGACGCTAGGGCACTGTGGCGCGACCTGACCGACAACCGGGGTAAGGCCTGTGTGCTGCTCGAAGAACCCGATCGCTTCAGCATCTGGGGCAAAATTCGCCTCGACCAGTTTGATGACGCTGGCCCTGATACAGGCACCCCGCCAGCGGAGGCCACCTACATCAAAGCCTGCCTGCTGATGCTCCAAGTGCTGTACATGGATGTGGAAGATCTGTTGGGGGCCAAGCAGGCGCGCCAATTTGAGGGTGACATTAGCAAGGTGTTTGCCGCCTGGAAGTTTCCCCAAGCGGTGACTCCCGATGCAGTCAAGAACTTGCTAACTGTAGACCCGTTGGCGATGCCGCAGTTGCCGCCCTGGCAAGATCACCATCTGCAACGTCTGTTAGAAGAAACCCACCGGATGGGCAAGGATTACTTTGGCAACGCCAATTTTGCCGATCGCGCCCTAGAGGCAGTCGAAGACCTAACCGCTAATGAACAGGCTCTGTTTCGGCGGTGGTTACAGCAGTCGCCAGGGGGCAAGAGCTGGATTTAG
- a CDS encoding NAD(P)H-binding protein, with amino-acid sequence MKAFVAGATGATGSKIVNQLVSRGVPVVAFVRDAAAARDKLPIEVTLMEGSVTDKESIRKAIAGCTVLLSATGARPGFDPTGPYQVDYEGNKNLIDVAKETSIEHFVMVSSLCASRFFHPLNLFFLILYWKHQAEAYLQASGLTYTIVRPGGLKDDDADTRPIVMASADTLSEGSVPRSKVAEVCVEALYQPQSRNKIVEIVAQDNANPQPYEAMFAGVA; translated from the coding sequence GTGAAAGCATTTGTTGCCGGGGCGACTGGAGCCACAGGTTCAAAAATTGTGAACCAGCTCGTGAGTCGCGGCGTGCCCGTGGTGGCCTTTGTGCGCGATGCCGCCGCTGCCCGAGACAAGCTACCCATTGAGGTCACCTTGATGGAGGGCAGCGTCACCGATAAGGAGAGCATTCGCAAAGCGATCGCAGGCTGCACTGTGCTGCTATCGGCCACCGGCGCTCGCCCCGGCTTTGACCCCACTGGGCCCTACCAGGTTGACTACGAAGGCAACAAAAACCTGATTGATGTAGCCAAAGAAACCAGCATCGAACATTTTGTCATGGTGTCGTCGCTCTGCGCCTCCCGCTTCTTTCACCCCCTCAATTTGTTCTTTCTCATTCTTTACTGGAAGCATCAGGCTGAGGCCTACCTGCAAGCCAGCGGTCTCACCTACACCATCGTTCGCCCCGGTGGCCTTAAGGATGATGATGCCGACACCCGCCCCATAGTTATGGCCTCGGCAGACACGCTGTCTGAGGGCAGCGTGCCCCGGTCAAAGGTAGCTGAGGTCTGTGTAGAAGCACTGTACCAGCCTCAGTCGCGCAACAAGATTGTGGAAATTGTTGCCCAAGACAATGCCAATCCTCAGCCCTACGAAGCCATGTTTGCCGGGGTAGCATAG
- a CDS encoding ABC transporter permease — protein MTNILSRPRLRQVEALPLRTLWVDMLTVFWGDWLDLRVRIPQVAASGLVSPLIYILAFGLGLGSAIDQVTTPSAGENYLEFILPGMVALSSMVISFGGTTFSICGDRLFTKTFEEMLLYPVHPLALHLGKMLAGIVRGMMTAGSVILVAILFTGRFWSFVNPLFLLLVVLNCAVFAGLGVIVGLNVKSLESVGLFNNFLIVPMSFLGGTFFDPGTLPVALKAIVYLLPLTYTTIGLRAAAYKPLGEFPWYSIPILLAVAGVLAAIGARQFSTQQD, from the coding sequence GTGACCAATATTCTTTCCCGTCCTCGCCTGCGTCAGGTCGAGGCTCTGCCTCTACGGACCCTCTGGGTTGATATGCTCACCGTGTTCTGGGGCGACTGGCTCGATTTGCGGGTGCGCATCCCACAGGTGGCAGCATCGGGGCTGGTGTCACCGCTGATCTACATCCTGGCCTTTGGCTTGGGCCTGGGCAGCGCCATCGACCAGGTGACTACTCCCTCAGCAGGCGAGAACTATCTAGAGTTTATTTTGCCGGGTATGGTGGCGCTGTCGTCGATGGTGATTAGCTTTGGTGGCACCACGTTTTCGATCTGCGGCGATCGCCTGTTCACCAAGACCTTTGAGGAAATGCTGCTCTACCCGGTGCACCCCCTAGCGCTGCACCTGGGCAAAATGCTGGCAGGCATCGTGCGCGGGATGATGACGGCAGGCTCGGTGATCCTGGTGGCAATTCTCTTCACCGGGCGGTTTTGGAGCTTTGTGAATCCCCTGTTTTTGCTGCTGGTGGTGCTTAACTGTGCCGTGTTCGCCGGTTTGGGAGTCATTGTCGGGCTCAACGTAAAATCCCTCGAAAGCGTTGGCCTGTTCAACAACTTTTTGATTGTGCCGATGTCGTTTTTAGGCGGCACGTTCTTTGACCCCGGCACGCTGCCTGTAGCATTGAAGGCGATCGTTTACCTGCTGCCGCTGACCTACACCACCATTGGCCTACGGGCAGCCGCCTACAAGCCCCTGGGCGAATTTCCCTGGTACTCAATCCCCATTTTGCTAGCGGTGGCAGGGGTGCTGGCGGCGATCGGAGCACGCCAATTTTCAACCCAGCAAGATTAG
- a CDS encoding DUF4079 domain-containing protein — translation MTLDTIKPWLNFVHPITMWLLLAMTLYALYLGVQSRRTRLADAEARKELIKGKFALKHHKVGSVLLAWMVLGTVGGMGATYLEAGKLFVGPHLLAGLGMASLIAISAALVPFMQKGSETARLTHITLNMVLVGLFSWQAFTGMKIVQRLLTDLQASAGS, via the coding sequence ATGACCTTAGACACGATTAAACCCTGGCTCAACTTTGTTCACCCCATAACCATGTGGCTGCTGCTGGCGATGACCCTCTACGCCCTTTACCTGGGGGTTCAGTCGCGCCGCACCCGCCTGGCTGATGCCGAAGCCCGCAAAGAGTTGATCAAAGGCAAGTTTGCCCTTAAGCACCACAAGGTCGGCTCTGTATTGCTGGCCTGGATGGTGCTTGGCACAGTGGGTGGCATGGGGGCTACCTACTTAGAGGCCGGCAAGCTGTTTGTGGGGCCTCACCTGCTGGCAGGTCTGGGGATGGCAAGCCTGATCGCTATCTCTGCCGCCCTAGTGCCGTTTATGCAGAAGGGCAGTGAGACGGCTCGTCTCACCCACATCACCCTCAATATGGTGCTAGTTGGGCTGTTTAGCTGGCAAGCCTTTACCGGCATGAAAATTGTGCAACGGCTGCTAACTGACCTGCAAGCTTCAGCCGGATCCTAG
- a CDS encoding isoaspartyl peptidase/L-asparaginase family protein: MNQVKPVIVVHGGAKTISKDKLEANHAGCRAAVEAGWKILRSGGSAAAAVEAAIQVLESDQTFNAGFGSTMNSEGEVEDDAAMMDGATLDWGAVAAVQGVRHPISVARKIMEDKPRFLVAESGERFALEHGLEVCDKDDLVSEEQYQEWKEEANVLDRPNTVGCVALDSSGNLAAGTSTGGTTGQSQGRVGDSALVGAGLYADNQLGACSTTGDGESIIPVVLAKTAIDALAEETHPDQAAQHAINTLKARVKGEAGCILLDSQGRIGWAYNSDNMAVAYMTEALQQPAVFTQKE, encoded by the coding sequence ATGAATCAGGTTAAGCCAGTTATCGTTGTTCACGGTGGAGCTAAAACCATTTCAAAAGACAAACTGGAAGCAAATCACGCTGGGTGTCGAGCAGCAGTAGAGGCGGGGTGGAAGATACTTCGTAGCGGTGGTAGTGCAGCTGCAGCCGTTGAAGCTGCTATTCAGGTATTAGAGTCTGACCAAACATTCAATGCCGGCTTCGGTTCAACCATGAACAGTGAAGGCGAAGTCGAAGACGATGCCGCCATGATGGATGGAGCAACGTTAGATTGGGGAGCCGTTGCAGCCGTGCAGGGAGTTCGTCATCCCATCTCCGTTGCCCGCAAGATTATGGAAGACAAGCCTCGATTCCTAGTGGCTGAAAGTGGTGAACGATTTGCCCTCGAGCACGGGCTAGAGGTGTGTGATAAAGATGACCTGGTCAGCGAAGAACAGTATCAGGAATGGAAAGAAGAAGCTAACGTCTTAGATCGTCCAAATACTGTGGGCTGTGTGGCACTTGACAGCAGTGGCAATCTTGCTGCAGGTACTTCCACAGGTGGTACGACTGGCCAATCCCAAGGACGTGTGGGCGATTCTGCTTTAGTTGGCGCTGGTTTATATGCGGATAATCAACTGGGAGCTTGCTCAACTACTGGGGATGGCGAATCAATTATTCCGGTGGTACTTGCGAAGACGGCAATCGATGCCTTAGCTGAAGAAACTCATCCAGACCAAGCAGCCCAACACGCGATCAACACCCTCAAAGCTCGTGTAAAAGGTGAGGCAGGCTGTATCTTGCTTGATAGCCAGGGACGCATCGGGTGGGCATACAACTCAGACAATATGGCGGTTGCCTACATGACTGAAGCTTTGCAGCAGCCAGCCGTTTTTACCCAAAAGGAATAA
- a CDS encoding ATP-grasp domain-containing protein, translating to MVSQTEFKFFQGNSFSDLFAQDIENESCALILNYPATAKWAAYPNVQKYFLQDGSSEATKTSFDKICQKEPWKNLAVLGDTLPGVVISPPQNLLMQYWQEHLGFRNFQLEMMDCSTYLDDFNQSNHLSQAITLFPFDRLLPEKHAVHPDTHYRLLSKATLAELGVLCPIYQTYDLSQVDLNQIQLPSEYPYLIKTSHGLSGEGTYIIRSKSDLNYCLEELKKYKRINLLETIIVSEFVKHEVGNYCVQFYINKAGEVTLIGVTQQLVSPEGNYLGGLVDYTDDLSKFFQMILAVGQYAHRLGYFGVIGFDVLEDRNGKLYAIDANFRINGSTPLCIQRQLLLKHGKAIAKYSSDYRMEGTLDSILLTLKSELERKDFLILSALEKVKYGKIYTEIYGIVTGKSLQDMQQIEQSLHSKGLHLTS from the coding sequence ATGGTTTCTCAAACTGAATTTAAATTCTTTCAGGGCAATTCTTTTTCTGATCTTTTCGCTCAGGATATCGAAAACGAATCATGTGCCTTGATCTTGAATTATCCTGCAACTGCAAAGTGGGCTGCTTATCCCAACGTTCAGAAGTATTTTCTGCAGGATGGTAGCAGTGAAGCTACTAAAACCTCGTTTGACAAAATTTGCCAGAAAGAACCCTGGAAAAATTTAGCTGTACTGGGAGATACGCTTCCTGGGGTAGTCATTAGCCCACCGCAGAACCTCTTAATGCAATATTGGCAGGAGCATCTTGGATTTCGCAATTTCCAACTAGAGATGATGGATTGCTCAACGTATCTAGATGACTTTAACCAAAGCAACCACCTCAGCCAAGCAATTACGCTTTTTCCGTTTGATCGATTGCTGCCCGAAAAACATGCCGTCCATCCCGATACGCATTATCGCTTGTTAAGCAAAGCCACCCTCGCCGAGTTAGGGGTGCTCTGCCCAATTTATCAAACCTATGATTTAAGTCAGGTTGATTTAAATCAAATTCAGCTTCCTTCAGAGTATCCCTACCTAATTAAGACATCACATGGTCTTTCGGGCGAGGGTACCTATATTATCCGCAGCAAAAGCGATCTCAACTACTGCTTAGAAGAACTCAAGAAGTATAAGAGGATCAATTTATTAGAAACCATCATTGTTTCGGAGTTTGTTAAACATGAAGTTGGTAACTACTGTGTGCAATTCTATATTAATAAAGCTGGAGAGGTGACTCTAATTGGTGTGACACAGCAGTTAGTAAGTCCCGAAGGAAACTATTTAGGTGGGTTGGTTGATTACACAGATGACTTGAGTAAATTCTTTCAAATGATTTTGGCGGTGGGACAATATGCCCATCGATTAGGATATTTTGGTGTTATTGGTTTTGATGTTTTGGAAGACAGGAATGGCAAACTTTATGCGATCGACGCTAATTTTCGCATCAACGGCTCTACGCCGCTTTGTATCCAGCGTCAGTTGTTGCTGAAGCACGGTAAGGCGATCGCAAAATATTCGAGCGATTATCGGATGGAAGGAACGCTTGATTCAATTTTGCTCACACTGAAGTCAGAGCTAGAGCGCAAGGATTTTCTCATCTTATCGGCGTTAGAGAAGGTGAAGTACGGCAAAATCTACACCGAAATCTACGGCATTGTGACAGGAAAAAGCTTACAAGATATGCAACAGATCGAACAGAGCTTGCACAGCAAAGGCTTGCATTTGACGAGCTAA
- a CDS encoding DUF4126 domain-containing protein: protein MDVLLHIAIGIGLSTAAGFRVLVPFLVAGMASQQGYLTLSPNMAWMGTTPAILAFAAATALEVLIYFVPVVDNLMDAVELPAAAIAGTILTAAVTGGDMNPFLQWSLALIAGGGVASSTQAFTGLARLASTAAGGPVGNIAVSTTELASSTILSVLAIAVPILVLLVVGMLLYLVFRRRGRKQRVS, encoded by the coding sequence ATGGATGTACTGCTGCACATTGCCATTGGCATTGGCCTCAGCACCGCCGCCGGGTTTAGAGTTTTGGTGCCGTTTTTGGTGGCGGGGATGGCTTCCCAACAGGGCTATCTAACCCTGTCCCCTAACATGGCCTGGATGGGAACAACCCCGGCTATTTTGGCCTTTGCCGCCGCTACAGCCCTAGAGGTGCTGATTTATTTTGTGCCAGTCGTCGATAATTTAATGGATGCAGTGGAGCTGCCAGCAGCGGCGATCGCAGGCACCATACTCACGGCTGCCGTCACAGGTGGCGACATGAACCCCTTTTTGCAGTGGAGCTTGGCCCTGATTGCCGGTGGCGGCGTGGCCAGCAGCACCCAGGCGTTTACGGGCTTAGCTCGGCTAGCTTCCACAGCGGCGGGTGGCCCGGTAGGCAACATCGCGGTTTCGACGACCGAGCTGGCCAGCTCGACTATCCTTTCGGTACTGGCGATCGCAGTACCGATTCTGGTACTGCTGGTAGTAGGTATGCTGCTGTACCTAGTGTTTCGACGGCGAGGCCGCAAGCAACGGGTTTCCTAA